Below is a window of Candidatus Woesearchaeota archaeon DNA.
ATGACCCGTCTAATAAAGCAAAGGAGGATAAAGATTCTTACGATTACTTAATTACTGGAAATATAAATAAGTTTATATTTTCTGGTGAAATGAGGGGTCTTTTGGAGTAATCTTGAAGATGGTTGCGGATTCTAAAAGGATGAAGCAACTCTTTCTTCTTTAATTTTGTTTTTGGAGGTGTAATTTCTTACTTAGCTTAGAAAGCTATTTAATTTGATAATTTCCAATTAAAAATCTTTGGAGGTATATCTTTTATGATTCTAAATATTATGGGTTATATTTTCCTGAGTCTTTTCGGATGCATGATGATCTTTGCGGCAATTATTCGGCCGGCTGCGAGAAACTTGTATACCTACCGTCTCAGAATGAAAGCAACCAAAAAGCTGAAGGTCGCGATGATGCAAGCAGCCAATGATCTGAAGGGTCTTTATTCAAGAAAGCCTGAACCATTCGTTGGTTTGCTTGAGCTGTTCCAGATTACTTCACCGCTGCAGGATTTAATAAATCAGGTTGGGCCGCTGCTGAATAAAAAGCAAGGAAGAAAACTTGAGTTTGTAATCCGAGAAATCCGAAAAGCGGGAAGATGTGAATATGGTATTAATAGAACAAGACCGGGCCAGGATGTTACACCTGATAAAGTTTTTCTTGGAGATATCTATGGTCTGTTCACTCTTCCCATGACCAAATGGATAGAAGATGGGTGGAACCATCCTGCCAAAACTTCAACCTACTGTGGCCAGGATCTTAATTTCAATCCAATCTATGAACAGGCCAAGTCCTTTTTTAACTCTTATGCCTTCTTGCCCAAGGCAATGGAAGAAGCAATAAGTCAGTAAAGTTTTCAGAAATTTTAAGAGAGTTCTCAAGATGTAAAAGTTTTGAGAACTCTTTTTTCTTTTGAAAAAAATCTGGAAATTATTTCCAGTTGAAGATAGATTAAAATTGTGAAAACTCTGGAGGTGTTTAATCTATGGATAAGATAATTAGTCTGATCGAACAATTAATAATAGGGGGGATGTCACTTTTTATAATAATATTGGTAGTAGTTTTTCTTGAAGGGAAGATAAATAAGAAAGGTTAGGAAAAAAATTTTTTAAAGGAGGTAATTTATATGAGTATGGCTTATTACACTTTAATTTATAGAAGCGGGGGACATAGAGGATCTAGTGGAACAAACAGTGGGGGAGACTTAGGCGTAGGAAAAGAGGTTCCATATAATTTCCTATTTAGAGGGTCAGAAACAATAATAGGGAAATTAGGTTATATATCCGTTTGGATAATAAAGATTGTAGCGTGGATTTCAATAAATTTTTTAGTGTTACGTCTTTTGTTCAATACTCAAATAAAAGAAGCAGTTAAAGGATTGCTGTGTTTGTTTTATCCAGGATTTTTCTTTTTCTCGATGCCAATAATTTTTATAATAGAAGATTTAGCAGATTGGATTTTAGATGATTTGCAATTAGTTAGCAAGAAAATTCGAATTAACCTTGAGGATTTCTTCTGGAATTTAGGCAGAAATTATAGATATATCTTACGCTCATTAGGCAGAAATTATAGATATATCTTACGCTCATTTTCTGGGGGGTTTATACTTCTGAAGAAGAAATACATTTTAACGCACTGGATAACTTTCCTAATGGAAAAGAGGCAGAAACTTTAACTGGAAACAGTTATTTATTAAAGGCAGAACTAAATCTTTTCTAATGGCTCTGCCTTTCTTTTTGAACTTTTGATTTTTTTAGAATTTGAGGAATAAATTAGTTTAAGGAGGTCTTTTATGGAAAAAATAAAATTCTTTTTTGGTATGTTAAAAGAAGGAGTTATTATCGTGCTTATGGCTTGCTTGATTATGGGGGGGGTAATTTCCTTATTCTGGCTTGGGTCAATCAACTTTTCAAAAATAGTTGATAATTCTGAACGGATTATTGGGTTCGAAGAAGGATATAAAGTTGTTGAATTCTATATCCCCACTAAGGGTGATGTTGTTTTTATCAAAAAAATCCCTGGTGAGAAATACCGAGTAGAAATTTTGCAGGGTAATAGAATTAAGATGATTGGCAAATTTTATTATCAGATTCAGGGTGATGGATGTTTTTATCCAAAGGATGAGGATCACTCTGATATAAAAGGGAAACAGCCAGGAGATAAAAATTCTGATTATTGGGGCGATACTCGTCCAGGATATATAGTTCTAGAGAAAATCACAGGAACACAAATATAAGGGAGGAAATTCTTATGAAGAGAATTTTTGTTATTCTAATGGTGGTCGTTCTTTTTTCGTTTTCAACAGTGGTGCAGTCATTTGGTGTGGACAGAGGTAAACCTGTACCTAAGATGAATCAGATGCAGGAGATCGGGTTTGCCTATCTGAAAACTCTGAAAGATCTTCCTGCACAGGGCGGAGAAAATATGGCTGCAGAAATAAATCTGAAGAACTTGGCTGCACGCCATATTCTTTATAGCTTTGCTGGATGTGTCAAGGACGGAAAAGTAACTAGGAAAGGAGATGAAACTCTTCTTGAGGTTAAAACCAAAGTATCTAGACAAGATACTATGAATGCCTTGAACATTCTTTTTTCCAGCGAAGTCTATGTCAACTTCGCTGATTTCTGTGGAGATAATAACGGAATGTATACTATTGAAGAGGTAAATAAGCTTACTTCTATATACCTTAAGTCAATTGGTTTGAAACTGATTCGAAGTTGGTATTTAGAAAATACTAAGTAGGTTTGAAAAAGGGTTGTGTTCATTTCATTTTGATTTGAGTCCAACTTTCTGTTTCTTTTTTTTCAGAAGTTCTTTTCAAATTTTATAAAAAGGAGGAAAAATAATTTAACAAATTTTAGGAGGTGATATTTTAAATTTTCGAAATAGGAATAACATCTAAAAAATAGTAAAAGGAGAATTCCTGTGAGAAAGACAAAAGATATTTTTGATGAAATAAAAACTGCTAAAAAAGATAGGGCTTTAAAGAAGGCTTTGAATTTGCTTGCACTCAGAGAGGGAGAAGATCCGGTGGATGTGGGATTAGAAATAGAGCCAGGAGTAAAAAAGATTGAACCTTCCTTTGAGGTAAATGAGGTGAACCCTTTTGATTCTATGAGGGTAAATCGCCTTCTTAATTGTGGGTTAAGTGTAATAACTCTTCCTGAATTGATAAAAGAAGACGAAGAAGCTTTATCTAATATCAACAGCTTAAATTAATTATGTCGTAAAAATGTAAAAGGAGTGTGAAAAAAATGAGTATGCTCCATCTTATTGATATGGGTTTTTGCGGCAGTGAAATAGAAGACGCTGTTGAATCTTCTGTCTGTGTTTTGTCTGGAGCCAACAGCTGTCTTGAATGTGATGAAGACTATAAAAAGAAATGTATCGCAGATCAGGAAAAGGCTGAGAAAGAGTGCTAAGTAAATCTTGGGAGGGGTAAAAAAGGAGGTTTACCTTGAAAAAAGCTTTGCCACCCTTAAGTTCTTTTGAAGTTGTTTCTTTGATTAATCTGCTTGTTGATACAAAAGGTGAATTTATTCCTTTAGTCAGGCTCAAAGCTTTGAGAAGAATTTATCTTTATCTAGAGAAACATAAGGCGTATGAAAGTATGCTTACAATAATTAAAGCTACAGAAATACTACCTGATAATTCTCAAGATATTGAATTATTTCTTCTCGAACAAAGGAGGTATGAAGAGATAGAACACTATTTCAGAAATGGAATGGTTAAGTTTAGAAAGAGAAATATATCTCCTAAATCAGTAACTGAAGAGATTAAATTAAGCAGTTATATCAGGGCAGCTTTAGAAGAATATGAATTGCATGGATGTGGTAGATAAACTAAAAAAGAAAGGAGGAGGTTTTACCTGACCCGCGATTATTATCGCCCCATTATTTTCTAAATAAAAAGGAGGTATGTTTATGGGGAACATCAGAAGTAGAGATTCTCCGAAAAAATATTTTTATAATTGAATACACTGTCTGACTGGAAAAGAGAACCAGATTCAATTTGTTTTTAGTTTGGTCTGGTTCTCTTTTTCTTCTTTACAAAAAATATTTTTGTAGAAAGTATTTCTTGTAGTAAAGAAATAATATTTTGATTTGAAAAGAATAAAAAGACATTCTAAAAAGAGAGAATATTGATTTCTTTTTGTGGGGGGGAAATAAAATTTAAGGAGCTAATTAAAATGAAAGAGACCATTTATATTTCTATTTCAGCTATTAATTTCTTAAGAATTATTATTTCGATTGTCAAAAAAACCCTGAAAAAAATCTGGAAGCAACCCTTAAATGTTTTCAGAATAATTGAAGATGTTATTCATGGATGGAATGATACTAAAAAAGTATTTCTTTCGCCCTGGGCACTTGGAAAAATGTTTGAAAGGGAAGGGAATCTTGAGGGTGATGTTCTGATTATAGATTATTTTTCTTTAAAATATGTTTCTCCTTTTCCTGAAGTTAGGAAATTTTTCTGTATAGGCATATGTGATGATTCTACAGTTGAACCTGAACTTAAGATAAGAGTAGATACATTTGTTCCAGTATCAACACTAGAAAATTTTCCAGGAGACGTATTTAAGGAATATTTTTTTAGAAGACCATAAATACAGGAGGAAAACAAAATGAATAATCTTTTTAATATGGATTTCTTTTTTCTTTTGAATGTATTAAAAAAAATGAAGAATGGTTCGTTGCATATTATTTCTAAGGGAAATGTTTCTCCTGAAAAAATCTTCTTTGGGGCGAGAGAGATGCTCGAGTGTTATTATCAAGATAAAGACGCTTCAGAAAGCGTAAACTCATTTTTCTTTTTGGAGCAAGAAAATACGGTAGTTATGATTAAAGGTCTAAATTATAAACAGGCTGTAGAGAAACTAGATGATTATATCTATTACTACATGGCCAAATTCGTAGATCTTTCTGTTGAGCTGATGAATCTCAACAGTCTTGATATGATTGATTTTAATTAAATCGGGGGGAGTAATCTATGCTAGTTTATATTACTCTACTGCTGGAAAGAGATATTGAAAAGGCAGAAATTCCCGAAGAAAAGGAAGTGATGGAAAGAGCAATTAAAGATGTGGATAAAATTCGTAAAAAAAATAAAGTTTAAAGAAAGGAGGGAGATATTTTAACAAAATAGTTTTTAATTGATTTCTTAAAATCCAAAAAGTAAAGGAGGAATTTTTTATGTCATGGAATGATTATGAAATCTCTGCTGAGAAGGGTCCTTTCTCTATTATCATGAGAGTGTTTTTTCTTTTTCTGATCATGGGAATTATCATCGGCATCATTGGCTATGCTATTTCCTGGTTTAGTGAAACCGGAAAGGTGGCCAAAGAGGAGTTCGGGGCCAGGGCGCTTCTGGAAAAGTATGAATGGTTTAAAAATGCATCTGCTACGCTGGATAAGCAGAAAGCAGATATCCAAGTATATGAAAAACGCATTTCGATGATGGAAGAAGATTATAAAAATCTTCCGAGAAACAAGTGGTCGCGCGAAGATCGCGAACAGTGCAATGTATGGAAATCCGAGGTTGCAGGAATAATTGCAGGTTACAATGGTCTTGTAGCAGAATACAATGCACAGATGGCCAAGTTCAACTGGCGCTTTGCTAATGCAGGTATGCTTCCTGAAGGGGCCACTGAGCCAGTGAGAAGAAAATACAAAGAGTATAAAATAGAATAATTAAAAAGGGGGTGAGTTTATTGAAGAAGTTTTTTGTTATATTCCTTGTGATTATACTTCTTTTCATTGTAAGCGGAATTTATACCCGTGTTTTTTCAGAACCTAAGGCTGCTTCCGGTGTAAAGAAAGTCAATGTCCGAGTTCCTGTGGATGCTGACGGTTATACCATAGAACAAAAAAACGTTGCCCGAAGGTTGATAGAAGACAACAAGCCAGGTTCAATCAAACACCTTTATGTCATTTCAGCTTACAGTGGCCAGGTCCTGATCTACAGTACTGTGAATGGCAAAGTCACAAGTTCAGGAAAAAGACTAAGCCCTTATACAATTACTGAAGGTGGGGAGTACATTCCTGGAGATCCTTTTCCGGTGAATATCGGCGGTGAAACAAGGTACACTACTGAAGTTCTTCAGGACGATGGTACTTATGGGCGTTCAATTCCTTATCTTTTTTGGTGGGATACAAAAGGAGTTTACCATCAGCATTATATTACTGGTGGGCAAATGGTTCATATTTCTAATCAATCTCTGGCAGTAAAGAGCATAGTCATCAACATGGAACTTACCAAAAAGAATTCAGAAGAGTAAGATACCCCAAAAATTATAAGGAGGTACAAAATTATGAAAAAAGGTATATTCTCTTTTCTGATTCTCTTGATTCTTGTTCCAATGACTATGACTAATACGGGGTGTGGAATGACAACCGCACCTCCAAAGTCGGCATCTGGAGTAAGTAAAGCCAATGTAAAAGTTCCTACAGATGTAAACAATCTTACACGCGAGCAAAAAAATGTTGGCAGAAGGCTACTTGATGAAAATAAACCCGGTGCAGTTCAGCATCTCTATATCATTTCAGCCTACAGTGGCCAGGTCCTGATCTATAGTACTGTGAAGGGCAAAGTCACAAGTTCAGGAAAAAGACTAAGCCCCTATACAGTTTCTGAAGGTGGAGGGTGCATTCCTGGAGATCCTTTTCCGGTGAATATCGGCGGTGAAACAAGATATACTGCTGAAGTTCTTCAGGATGATGGTACTTATGGATCTTCAGATGAATATTTATTCTGGTGGGATACAAAAGGAATTTACCATCAGCATTATATAGAAGATGGTCAGATTATCCATATTTCTGATCAGCCCATTGCTGTAAAAAGTGTTATCATTAACATGGAACTTACTTCGAAAGAAGAAGGTTCTTAATCCATTCCTAAAAGTGGGGCTTATTTCTTAATTGATTTGAGCCCCACTTTTTTCTTTTGAAAAAAATCTGGAAATTATTTCCAGTTTGAGATAGTAGGTATTTAAAATTCTTCTAAGGGAGATGATTTCAATGATATGAATCTATTCCAGATTACAACTGAATATCATTAAGGCCAAATCCTACTTGGCCGTTTTTTTATCTTAAATATTAACAATAGTTTACTTTTTGTAAACTTTGTTTAATTTTTTATTAAGTTAAAAATAAACAATAGTTAATATTTTATTGGAAATTTTGGTAAAAACAAAAGTATATAAATAGAAAATCACTGAAATTTTACAATAAAGAGGGTTGTAAAAACAGGTTGAGTTAGTAAAAAAGTAAATAGACTAATTTATATATAATGTTTTTTCAAAACTCTTGTTTTCTGTAGGGGGTTTTATATTTAGAGGACTAAAATGACAACACCTTCCCAGCAGAATACAAGTCTTGAAAAGAAAAAGGATATTTTATTTTATAATCAGGTATATATTCTTGGGCAAGATTTTAAAGTAATTCAAGCTTTAAATAAACAAACAAGAAGAGCATATTTTCCTATTCCTGTAGACCAAGAATCACCATTAACTACTGGAGCAATTTTAGTTTTGAATATGAACCATGAACAACTTAATGATTATTGCCATAATTTAACTATAACAGATAATGTTCATTTAGAACATTTTACTTATCCAGATATCATACTTGCAAATTTAAGAAGAGATTGTGATAGGGCAAGAGTTTTTGTAAATGATAATTTAATGTTTGATACAATTTTACACTTTGATTACAATGTGAAAGCGAGTGTGTGCGCTAAATTTGGTGTAAAAAATATAGATCATGATTTATACACAAAAGCATTGGGTGAAGCAAAAAAAGATTCAAAAGAATCTACAAGAATAACTACTGCTTTATTAACCAGTATTGGTTTAGGTTTACCAGTTATAATTTCTTCTAAAACTGTAAGGCCACAAAAAGATTATGATGTTGCAATGATGGTATTGGATGGTTCTGGAAGAAGGATGTGTTTTAGTAGATTAGGCACAGGAAGAGTTGCATTGTTTGGAGAAAATGGAATTGAAAGAGAAGTTTTTTTAGAAATAAGACCAAAAGCAGAACCAGACAAAATATTTCATAAAATAAAAAGTTATAACAAAGTTTATCCTGTTGCGTTTGTAGAAAGAAGATATAAGTATGATGAAAATACTAGATGCGTAAAAATGACTGGAGAAAGACTTATTTCTAAGGCAGATATTGATAGTTGGAGAAGATAATTAAGAAAAAGTTTATAAATTTTAGTGTAATAAATGTACTATAATCTAAGGGAGGATTAAAATGAAAAAGATATTATTTGGTTTTGTTATAACCCTATTACTCGTATGTTCTTTTGCAATTGCAGAAGAGGGAGTTGTAACTGATAATACTGAAAAAGTAATCGCTGTTTCGGAGAATGAGAGTTTAACAGAAAGTGTGGATGAGGTTGCATTGGATGCACAAGCAGATGAATCATTAGGTTTTTTTTATAATCTTGGACAAAACTTAAAACTTGCACTTATAAGAAATAAAGAAAAAAGAGCAGAATTAGCATTAAGAATAGCTAATGAAAAGATGGCTCAAGTGAATAAGATTTCTAAATTAAATGACCCCATAAAATTAGAAAAAGCATTAGCACGACAAGAAAAAGCACAAGCAAAGGCAGACAAATTAATTGAAAAATTAGAAACTGAAGATGCTAAAAATGTTGAAGCTATTGAAAGAATAAGAAATAAAACTCAAGAGCAAACTGCTAAGGTTTCTGAAATAAAAACAAGAATTCTTGAAAGACAAAAAGATAAAATGACTCCAGAGCAAATCACACATCTTGAAGAAGTTTTTGCAAAAATAGAAGCAAAAGCACAAGAGAGAATGGAAAAGAAGTTAGAAGTTAAAAAACAAATTAAAGAAAAACTTCAAGAAAGAAATGAAACTAAAACTGGGTTAAAAGAGCAGATTCAAAAAAACAAAGATGAAATAAATGCAACCAAAGCTCAAATACAAGAACGGAAACAAGTAAAAGTTGAACAAAAGGAGCAAATGCAAACTCAATAAAAAGCAAGTCAGGCATAAGCTTGATTTTTTCTTTTTTTATTTATTCTTTTTATTCAAATATAATTGAACAATAACTAACTGAACTCTCTGTATCCTTTGTAATCTCTGCTGAAGTAGAATAATTTATTATTCTTACTTTTTTAACATTTAATTCATTTAAAATTTCTAAACCGCAAGCAATTGCATATTTACCACAAATAGTTTTTTCTTTTTTATCACAATTCTCAACAAAACCATGTGAGTCTAATTTTTTGATGTAACTTATCGATTCTTCATCTAAGGATTTTATATTTTTTTGTAATAAATTAGGATTTCTTATTTGTGAAAAAGGAGTATAATCATAGTTTAAACCATAATGTGTAAAATCACTGCTCATGATTATACAAGGTTTGAGAGAGTTTTCTTTTATGAATGGGATTATTTTTTTAGAGGTTTCTAACCAATCTTCACCTATAATAATGGGAATAATTTTGGCATTAGGAAAGAGATATTTAATAAAAGGAAGTTGTACTTCAATTGAGTGTTCATTTTCGTGTAAAGAAATTTTAATTGTTTTAGATAAGTGTAAGGATAGTTTAGCGGTTTTTAATATTCCTAATGGAGTTTCATAATCTTCTAAACAGATAGAAGTTCCTCTACCTTGATGATTTGTTCCAAGTATAATAAACAAATCTATTTTTTTATTTATTAGTTCTTTATATCCTAAAGCAGAGCATTTACCTGAATATAAATAACCTGCATGTGGAGAAATTAACCCTTTTACTAAGGAATTATCTTTATGCATGCTTGTAAACTCTAAAGTTTCACTTAGAAATTGTTTTAATACATCTGGATTAGAAGGATAAAATTGACCTGAAACAAAGGGCTTTCTTGTCATAATTTAAGATAAATACACCAAAATATAAATAAGTTTCGAATAAAAATAAAAATTAAGAAAAAGGAAGGTTTAAACAACCTTCTTGATTATACTTCCACCAGTTGTTTGATTTCCAAGTGCACCTTGTGGATCATAACTTACTGCTATATCTGCTTTAAAGTTATCTCCAGATGTTAAACCTGTACATGGAATTGCGAAAGTTTGTGTTCCACTAGTACTTATTTGGTTGTCTGCTGAGAAAGTTTGTGTACATGAACTGTAAATATCACCATTTGAATCTTTGAAACTGATTGCATTCACAGTAACTTTTCTATCGCCACCATTTCTTATCATTAATGTTACACCTGTTGTGTCTGCTTTACAACCTGAAATTCCACCTTCAACTGAAAGCGGTGCATTTAAAATACACTGCTCAGGTAACAAGCTTTGCGGTTTGATAAAGTAAGCTAACAAACCTATAGCAATAAGAACAACTAAAATTGCCCAACCATAAGTCATTAAAAACTCCATGGCTGCTTGACCTTTTTTATTCATTTTATCACCTCAATTTTTTAATATTAAATATGTTAATTAATCTTTATATTCTTAAACTTCTATATAAATCTTTGCATAAAAAGGGTTTAATTGCCTTTTTTCTTCTTTTCTATAAATTTATATGCAAACCAAATAAGAATTACTAAGGCCAAGAATAAGACTAATAATCTTAGATATTTACTAAATTCATTCCAGAATCTTATTATTGAATAGATTATAGTTAAAATTCCTCCACCTAAAATTCCAGAACCTATTGATTCATAAGAAATAAAATAAGCTCCAGCCATTAAAGCTATTAATCCAATTATACCTAAAATTATAAAATTAACCAAATTATATTTTTTCATTACTTGTCTGTAAGTTGTTTCACAAGTGCATTGTAATGAGTTCATAGAAGTGTAAATTTCTGTGCATTTTTGAATATTTTCTGAAGGAACATTTCTTTGTAAAGAAATTAAATCTAGCTTTGGACAAGTATAATTATTATCTTTGTTGTATACTTCTGAATAAGTCTGGTATCCACCATAATATCTATAGTCTTCTATTGCATAAATCTGAGCCTTATCAAAAGTATTATTAGATACACAAAACTCATTTGATTGTGAGATTAATGATTGTATTTGTTCTTTTTCTGGACAAGAATCTTCATATTTAGGTTCTTCATAAAAAGTGTAAACTGTATAACCTACAAAGAAAACAAAGATCAAAGCAATACCAATTGTAACAAATGTCTTTGCAATACCCATAATTTAAAGTATTTTTAGTAATTTATATATATTTGCTTTATTTTTAAGGCTTTAATGAAGACTATAGCAATAATACCTGCATATAATGAAGAAAAACATATTAAAAAAGTAATTTTAAATGTTCGAAAGTATGTTGATTGTGTTCTTGCTATAAATGATGGTTCTAAAGATAAAACAATTAAAGAAATTAAAAAAACTAAATGTGAATTTATAGATTTTAAAGAAAATAAAGGCAAGGGTAATGCTATGAAAGCAGGTATTGAATATGCTATTTCTAACAAATTTGATGTTTTAGTTTTTATTGATGCAGATGGGCAGCATGATGCTTCTGAAATCCCTAAGTTAATAAGTGAAATTAAGAAAGGCTATGATATTATAATCGGAAGAAGAAAGAAAAGGCATAGTTCAATGCCTTTAATTAGGAGAGTTTCAAATTTTATTGCTTCATCTTTGGTTAGTTTAGTAATAAGACAAGATATAAGAGATGTTCAGTCAGGATATAGAGCAATAAGCGTTTCAAAATTAAAAGGATTAAAATTTGTTTCTCAAAGATATGATATTGAAGCTGAAATGTTAATTAAATTGGCTAGAAATAAGGCAAAAATAAAAGAAGTTATAGTAAAAACAATTTATGCAGATGAAACAAGTACAGTTCATCTAATAAAAGATACTTATCAATTTTTTAGAATGCTATTTAAGGGTATAAAATGGGAATATTTTTAAGTAAATCTGATTTATAAATTAAAATGGCTTGGAATTATAAAAAAGAGGTTGGAAGAAAAGCTATACATCTATTTTCTTTGCTATTTATTTTTATTTATATAATTGGTGCATGGTTGTTTGGGCATAGAGCTTCTTTAATAATTTTGGGAGT
It encodes the following:
- the amrB gene encoding AmmeMemoRadiSam system protein B, with protein sequence MTRKPFVSGQFYPSNPDVLKQFLSETLEFTSMHKDNSLVKGLISPHAGYLYSGKCSALGYKELINKKIDLFIILGTNHQGRGTSICLEDYETPLGILKTAKLSLHLSKTIKISLHENEHSIEVQLPFIKYLFPNAKIIPIIIGEDWLETSKKIIPFIKENSLKPCIIMSSDFTHYGLNYDYTPFSQIRNPNLLQKNIKSLDEESISYIKKLDSHGFVENCDKKEKTICGKYAIACGLEILNELNVKKVRIINYSTSAEITKDTESSVSYCSIIFE
- a CDS encoding glycosyltransferase family 2 protein, translating into MKTIAIIPAYNEEKHIKKVILNVRKYVDCVLAINDGSKDKTIKEIKKTKCEFIDFKENKGKGNAMKAGIEYAISNKFDVLVFIDADGQHDASEIPKLISEIKKGYDIIIGRRKKRHSSMPLIRRVSNFIASSLVSLVIRQDIRDVQSGYRAISVSKLKGLKFVSQRYDIEAEMLIKLARNKAKIKEVIVKTIYADETSTVHLIKDTYQFFRMLFKGIKWEYF